The Methanofollis sp. UBA420 DNA segment GTGATGCCGTCCCAGATCCTGGCGATCAAGGCGAAGAACGACCTGCCGCAGATCAAGTTCGTCCAGGACTACAAGCCTGAACTCGAACGGATCCTGAAGGCAATGAAGGACGAATTCTCTGGACTGAAGGCGGGAATGGCATGAAGGAATACAGAACGATCAAGCAGATTGCAGGCCCGCTGGTCTTCGTCGAGAAGACCGAGCCGGTCGGCTACAACGAGCTTGTGAACATCGTCCTCGCGGACGGCACCATCAAGCGCGGCCAGGTGCTCGACACCTCCGACGACCTCGTGGTCGTCCAGTGTTTCGAGACCACTGCAGGTATCGGCCGTGACTCCGGCGTCAGGTTCCTTGGTGAAACGATCAAGATGCCGGTCGCAAAGGAGATGCTCGGCCGTATTCTCTCCGGCGGCGGCAAGCCCATCGATGGCGGCCCTGAGATCGTGCCCGAGAAGAGGCTCGACATCACGGGCGCCGCGATCAACCCGTACGCCCGTGCGTCCCCGGCCGATTTCATCCAGACGGGTATCTCGACCATCGACGGCACGAACACCCTTGTGCGCGGCCAGAAACTCCCGATCTTCTCGGGCGCAGGTCTCCCGCACAACGATGTCGCCCTGCAGATCGCCCGTCAGGCACGGGTGCCGGGCTCCACCGAGGAGTTCGCCGTCGTCTTCGCTGCGATGGGTATCACGAAGGAAGAGGCCAACCACTTCATGGCCGACTTCGAGAGGACCGGCGCCCTTGAGAGGGCTGTCGTCTTCCTGAACCTTGCAGACGACCCGGCCGTCGAGCGTATCATCACCCCGCGTCTCGCACTGACGACCGCGGAATACCTGGCGTACGAAGTCGGTTACCATGTGCTCGTCATTCTCACCGATATGACGAACTACTGCGAGGCCCTCCGTCAGATCGGTGCGGCCCGTGAAGAAGTGCCGGGCCGCCGCGGCTACCCGGGGTACATGTACACCGACCTTGCGTCGATCTACGAGCGTGCCGGTATTGTCAAGGGCAAGAAGGGCTCTGTCACCCAGATCCCGATCCTCACCATGCCGGGCGACGATATCACCCACCCGATCCCTGACCTCACCGGGTACATCACCGAGGGCCAGATCGTGGTCTCCCGTGAGCTCCACCGCAAGGGTATCTACCCGCCGATCAACGTCCTCCCGTCCCTGTCCCGTCTGATGAACCTCGGTATCGGGAAGGG contains these protein-coding regions:
- a CDS encoding ATP synthase subunit B, encoding MKEYRTIKQIAGPLVFVEKTEPVGYNELVNIVLADGTIKRGQVLDTSDDLVVVQCFETTAGIGRDSGVRFLGETIKMPVAKEMLGRILSGGGKPIDGGPEIVPEKRLDITGAAINPYARASPADFIQTGISTIDGTNTLVRGQKLPIFSGAGLPHNDVALQIARQARVPGSTEEFAVVFAAMGITKEEANHFMADFERTGALERAVVFLNLADDPAVERIITPRLALTTAEYLAYEVGYHVLVILTDMTNYCEALRQIGAAREEVPGRRGYPGYMYTDLASIYERAGIVKGKKGSVTQIPILTMPGDDITHPIPDLTGYITEGQIVVSRELHRKGIYPPINVLPSLSRLMNLGIGKGHTREDHKKVSDQMYAGYAEGNDLRGLVAIVGKEALSERDRGFLEFADLFEGKFVRQGLDENRTIEDTLDIGWDLLATLPVEQLVRIDRDLIQKFHPLYRKGAKKAEV